From the genome of Prevotella herbatica, one region includes:
- a CDS encoding sugar-binding domain-containing protein → MKPLLNRVLTLTVIILSCCDVLSAREKFNFNEGWLLKLGDATGSELVGADDSRWASVSLPRAWNEDEAFRLACHDLSDSVVWYRKHFNLNNISRRKFFIEFEGVKWAADVYLNGHKLGISENGVMAFGFDLSPYVKSGDNVIAVRVDNSWNYRERATNQRYQWNDKNFNANYGGIPKNVFLYSSDLLYQTLPLYSNLNTIGTYIYGSDYDIAGHKVKVNVESQVCNDDNVPRSFRFFANVLDREGNQVGNFEGERYILQPGETRIVKVSGNISNAHFWSWGYGYLYTVNSLLKSDDGSKIDDVVTRTGFRKTRFAEGKIWLNDRVISMHGYAQRTSNEWPGVGMSVPAWLSDYSNKLQVESGGNLVRWMHVTPWKQDVESCDRVGLIESMPAGDAEHDVTGRKWEQRSMLMRDAIIYNRNNPSILFYEGGNESISREHMIELKAIRDEYDSYGGRAMGSREMLDIDEAEYGGEMLYVNKSRKHPMWMMEYYRDEGLRKYWDEYSYPYHKEGDGPLYRNAAAPDYNHNMDMFAVGQVKSWYDYYLERPGTGSRVNAGGAKIVFSDTNTHWRGEANFRTSGVTDAMRIPKDAFYAMQVMWDGWVTPENNHTYIVGHWNYNAGTVKPVYVISNGTSVDLLLNGKKIATGINSYRYLFTFDHLAYEPGKLEAVSYDSNRHELSRYSVETVGKPHHLKLTTIKNPLGFKADGADMALIQVEVVDSVGRRCPLDNRMIHWNQYGEGEWIGGIATSTKDGNYIHQINIPVECGVERVLVRSTVNAGNIYLCVGATGLPMVSDTLKTLPVDNMNGLSKYIPSLMLSGHLDRGETPLTPSYKDLKKEIDIVSANAGSNSDSVKKSFDDNELSEWSSDGKRENAWITYNFTNKVAIDEITIKLTGWRSKCYPLAVYEGNKKVWQGSTYATLGYVHINIPRPQKSSNITIKMLGPAIDSSQYGEIKELAGGKTNELDFASSKKDDVKLRIVEVDFLQSIK, encoded by the coding sequence ATGAAACCTCTTTTAAACCGAGTATTAACGTTGACTGTGATAATTCTCTCATGTTGTGATGTGTTGTCTGCTCGTGAGAAGTTTAATTTCAATGAAGGTTGGCTGTTAAAGTTAGGGGATGCTACAGGCTCTGAACTTGTTGGAGCTGATGATAGCCGTTGGGCATCAGTATCTCTTCCTCGTGCTTGGAATGAAGACGAGGCTTTTCGCCTAGCATGCCATGATCTTTCTGATTCCGTGGTATGGTATCGCAAGCATTTTAATCTTAATAACATCAGTCGTCGCAAGTTTTTTATCGAATTTGAAGGTGTGAAATGGGCTGCCGATGTTTATCTAAATGGTCATAAGTTGGGCATATCTGAGAATGGCGTTATGGCTTTTGGCTTTGATCTTTCTCCTTATGTGAAGTCGGGTGATAATGTTATTGCAGTTCGTGTAGATAATAGTTGGAACTATCGTGAACGTGCAACAAATCAACGCTACCAGTGGAATGATAAGAATTTCAATGCCAATTATGGCGGTATACCTAAGAATGTATTTCTTTATTCTTCGGACTTACTTTATCAGACACTCCCTTTATACAGTAATCTGAATACTATCGGCACTTACATATATGGTTCTGATTATGATATTGCGGGACATAAGGTGAAGGTGAATGTTGAAAGTCAGGTTTGCAATGACGATAATGTTCCACGCTCGTTTCGTTTCTTTGCAAATGTGCTTGACCGTGAAGGAAACCAAGTGGGAAATTTCGAAGGTGAACGCTATATTTTGCAACCTGGAGAAACTCGTATAGTGAAAGTTAGTGGAAATATCAGCAATGCTCATTTCTGGAGTTGGGGATATGGCTATCTTTACACTGTAAATAGTCTATTGAAGTCTGATGATGGAAGCAAGATTGATGATGTTGTAACACGTACAGGATTTCGCAAGACACGCTTTGCCGAGGGGAAAATATGGCTTAATGATCGTGTGATATCAATGCATGGTTATGCTCAGCGCACAAGTAATGAATGGCCTGGAGTAGGGATGAGTGTGCCAGCATGGCTTAGCGATTATAGCAATAAATTGCAAGTAGAGAGTGGTGGAAATCTTGTAAGATGGATGCATGTAACACCTTGGAAACAGGATGTTGAAAGTTGTGACCGTGTAGGCTTGATCGAGTCTATGCCTGCCGGAGACGCAGAACATGATGTTACTGGCAGAAAATGGGAACAGCGCAGCATGCTCATGCGTGACGCTATCATATATAATCGTAATAATCCAAGCATCCTTTTTTATGAAGGAGGTAATGAAAGCATAAGTCGTGAACACATGATTGAGCTGAAAGCTATTCGTGATGAGTATGATTCTTATGGTGGTCGTGCTATGGGTAGTCGTGAGATGCTGGATATTGATGAGGCTGAGTATGGCGGTGAAATGTTATATGTTAACAAGAGCCGCAAGCATCCTATGTGGATGATGGAATATTATCGTGACGAGGGATTGCGCAAGTATTGGGATGAATACAGCTATCCTTATCACAAGGAGGGAGATGGTCCGCTTTATCGCAACGCTGCAGCTCCTGACTATAATCACAATATGGATATGTTTGCCGTAGGACAGGTAAAGTCTTGGTATGATTATTATCTTGAACGCCCTGGAACTGGTAGTCGTGTTAATGCAGGTGGAGCGAAGATCGTATTCTCTGATACCAATACCCATTGGCGTGGCGAAGCAAATTTCCGCACAAGTGGTGTTACTGATGCGATGCGCATACCTAAAGATGCATTTTATGCAATGCAAGTGATGTGGGACGGCTGGGTTACTCCAGAAAATAATCATACTTATATTGTTGGACATTGGAATTATAATGCTGGTACTGTTAAGCCTGTTTATGTTATCAGCAATGGCACAAGTGTTGACTTACTGCTTAATGGCAAGAAGATTGCAACAGGAATAAATAGTTATCGCTATCTGTTTACCTTTGATCATCTTGCCTATGAACCTGGAAAGCTTGAGGCTGTAAGCTATGATTCTAATCGACATGAATTATCAAGATATTCTGTTGAGACCGTTGGTAAACCTCATCATCTGAAACTTACGACTATAAAGAATCCATTGGGCTTCAAGGCTGATGGTGCTGATATGGCTCTTATTCAGGTTGAGGTTGTGGATAGTGTTGGCAGACGTTGCCCGCTTGACAATAGAATGATTCATTGGAATCAATATGGTGAAGGTGAATGGATTGGTGGTATTGCAACTTCTACAAAGGATGGTAACTATATACATCAGATAAATATTCCTGTTGAATGTGGCGTGGAACGTGTACTTGTACGCAGTACTGTCAATGCTGGTAACATTTATTTATGTGTTGGGGCAACCGGATTGCCTATGGTAAGCGATACTTTGAAGACTCTTCCTGTTGACAATATGAATGGTTTGAGTAAATACATACCTTCATTGATGTTAAGTGGACATCTTGATCGTGGTGAAACTCCATTGACTCCTTCTTATAAGGATTTGAAGAAGGAAATAGATATCGTTTCAGCCAATGCCGGAAGTAATTCGGACAGCGTGAAAAAGAGTTTTGATGATAACGAACTTTCTGAATGGAGTAGTGACGGAAAGCGTGAGAATGCTTGGATCACCTATAACTTTACTAATAAAGTTGCTATTGATGAAATAACAATAAAGCTTACTGGTTGGCGCAGCAAGTGCTATCCACTGGCTGTATATGAAGGTAATAAAAAGGTATGGCAAGGTAGCACATATGCTACACTGGGGTATGTACATATAAACATTCCACGTCCTCAGAAAAGCAGTAATATAACGATTAAAATGCTTGGTCCTGCCATAGACAGTTCTCAATATGGAGAGATTAAGGAACTTGCTGGAGGAAAGACGAATGAACTTGACTTCGCTTCATCAAAGAAAGACGATGTAAAACTGAGAATCGTGGAAGTTGATTTTCTGCAGTCAATAAAATAG